The Sphingobium sp. JS3065 genome includes a region encoding these proteins:
- a CDS encoding PRTRC system protein E: MLIANLLPLLANYSLGFDLVAGPDDTVTLTVIPRKAEGAKHGLESGETRPISITATAVEIDAELGRGSDGALGQLIATRKTLADQIADQRQAAEDARIAAAEAAKAKAATKAATAKTTVPVSPPKLQHAVTPPVDAKPDQPATLF, from the coding sequence ATGTTGATTGCCAACCTGCTGCCGCTTCTCGCCAACTATTCGCTCGGTTTCGATCTTGTCGCCGGCCCCGACGATACCGTCACGCTGACCGTCATTCCCCGCAAGGCGGAAGGCGCGAAGCACGGTCTCGAATCCGGCGAGACCCGCCCGATCTCGATCACCGCAACCGCCGTGGAGATCGATGCGGAACTTGGCCGTGGATCGGACGGCGCACTCGGCCAGCTCATCGCTACGCGCAAGACCCTTGCCGACCAGATCGCCGATCAGCGCCAGGCGGCCGAGGACGCAAGGATCGCCGCAGCGGAGGCCGCGAAGGCCAAGGCCGCCACGAAGGCCGCGACAGCAAAGACGACGGTGCCTGTGAGTCCTCCGAAGCTCCAGCACGCGGTCACCCCGCCGGTCGACGCCAAACCGGACCAACCCGCCACCTTGTTCTGA
- a CDS encoding PRTRC system protein C produces the protein MQINHLTRAYRYDGIDLPVPPHLANDPDGLRAYHATLYPAVLNAEMVDAGVSGGAHVTEYRRAVGTKG, from the coding sequence ATGCAGATCAACCATCTCACCCGCGCGTACCGCTATGACGGCATCGACCTTCCGGTTCCGCCGCATCTCGCCAACGATCCCGACGGTCTGCGTGCCTACCATGCCACGCTCTACCCCGCGGTTCTCAACGCCGAGATGGTCGACGCCGGCGTGTCGGGCGGCGCTCACGTCACCGAATACCGGCGCGCCGTCGGCACCAAGGGCTGA
- a CDS encoding PRTRC system protein A, which yields MTVLADDPTAAAVLAAVPCYPVPPQGRSPALDALRAARAGRGLAIGIDGVMLVLRRPWLELDFPITTPLSLHVPYGSTGACRAELRCGLIPREHLDHILDHFRAALPNEAAAFVLWNEATREFAVEFPVIDEATPSRLVYRTPVPQPDWHVLCDFHSHGVGPAFFSTTDDADDAHATKIAIVVGWLGDPGGPVMLARLCADGMFLPLPRSPFSGDRHAD from the coding sequence ATGACCGTGCTTGCTGACGATCCCACTGCGGCCGCGGTCCTTGCCGCCGTGCCCTGTTATCCGGTTCCGCCGCAGGGGCGATCGCCGGCCCTCGACGCGCTGCGCGCTGCCCGCGCCGGGCGCGGCCTTGCGATCGGGATAGACGGCGTCATGCTCGTCCTGCGCCGGCCCTGGCTGGAACTCGATTTCCCGATCACGACGCCGCTTTCCCTCCACGTGCCCTATGGCAGCACGGGCGCCTGCCGCGCCGAACTGCGCTGCGGGCTCATTCCACGCGAGCATCTCGATCATATTCTCGATCATTTTCGCGCAGCCTTGCCCAATGAAGCCGCGGCGTTTGTTCTCTGGAACGAAGCGACCCGGGAATTCGCAGTGGAGTTTCCGGTCATCGACGAAGCCACGCCCTCGCGCCTCGTCTACCGCACGCCGGTCCCGCAGCCCGATTGGCATGTCCTCTGCGATTTTCACAGCCACGGGGTCGGTCCCGCCTTCTTCAGCACCACCGACGATGCCGATGACGCCCATGCGACGAAGATCGCGATCGTCGTCGGCTGGCTCGGTGACCCCGGCGGCCCGGTGATGCTCGCGCGCCTTTGCGCCGACGGCATGTTCCTGCCGTTACCACGGAGCCCGTTTTCAGGAGACCGTCATGCCGACTGA
- a CDS encoding PRTRC system ThiF family protein gives MPTDLTDRHYLPAGFDNRTINILLVGCGGNGGQMLMGLASLDTALRAISSRSLHVAVIDDDIVTEANLGRQPYYRGDVGSSKARTLTERINLAHGLAWQAVHGRAPEAISMDGADIVITCVDTASARRAIGAALAECGTVPAYWMDLGNRASDGQYLIGSPEHRSNKHRHRLPTVLEYFPELADENLPDDDAPSCSVAEALERQSLFVNRVVASHALALLFDLLGRGSIGHAGAFLNLASGQAVPIPLPRGD, from the coding sequence ATGCCGACTGACCTCACGGATCGTCATTATCTGCCCGCCGGGTTCGATAATCGCACGATCAACATCCTGCTGGTCGGTTGCGGCGGAAACGGCGGGCAGATGCTGATGGGACTCGCCTCGCTCGACACCGCGCTGCGCGCGATCTCCTCGCGATCGCTGCATGTCGCCGTGATTGACGACGACATCGTGACCGAAGCCAATCTCGGCAGGCAGCCATATTACCGGGGCGACGTCGGCAGTTCCAAGGCCCGCACGCTCACCGAACGGATCAACCTCGCACACGGCCTGGCCTGGCAGGCAGTGCACGGCCGCGCCCCTGAAGCCATTAGTATGGATGGCGCCGACATCGTCATCACCTGTGTCGACACGGCATCGGCCCGCCGCGCGATCGGTGCCGCGCTCGCCGAATGCGGGACCGTTCCCGCCTATTGGATGGATCTCGGCAATCGCGCGAGCGACGGGCAATACCTCATAGGCTCCCCGGAGCACCGTTCCAACAAGCACCGCCATCGCCTGCCGACCGTGCTCGAATATTTCCCCGAACTCGCCGACGAAAACCTGCCCGACGACGATGCCCCTTCCTGCTCGGTCGCCGAAGCGCTTGAACGCCAGTCGCTGTTCGTCAACCGCGTCGTTGCGAGCCATGCCCTGGCGTTGTTGTTCGACCTTCTCGGACGCGGCTCCATCGGTCACGCCGGCGCATTCCTCAACCTCGCCAGCGGTCAGGCCGTCCCGATCCCGTTGCCGCGCGGCGACTGA
- a CDS encoding PRTRC system protein B has product MSDHRTQFEATAGGLALTNAILLYRSQPIRNASPYATARAGAAAFASIHAIEHDDEGKPIIGAGTSLSRAHLRQWTEALGRTALPEFLPDNVLVAHPDMLAWWIPTQVRPAYFALTDPPAGLQVLAARTTMPVPYPPHLFIATRSGFGVYALPANERPGIDTPVLHSPVLNVYLDGQLCWGNIPKPKTLTTASIPEFERGVFDSWSTHPNPGQELTITGKGGLVRLWDDLAARKAKRFPVRRLRPFDPGRTRQASRRATRTDPMTLGKLIARGANQ; this is encoded by the coding sequence ATGTCCGACCACCGCACCCAGTTCGAAGCGACCGCCGGCGGCCTCGCGCTGACCAACGCCATTCTCCTTTACCGCAGCCAGCCGATCCGCAACGCCAGTCCCTATGCCACCGCTCGCGCGGGCGCCGCCGCATTCGCCAGCATCCATGCGATCGAGCATGACGATGAGGGAAAGCCGATCATCGGCGCGGGCACATCGCTGTCGCGCGCGCATCTGCGTCAATGGACCGAGGCCCTGGGCCGGACCGCTCTTCCCGAATTCCTGCCTGACAATGTGCTGGTCGCTCATCCCGACATGCTCGCATGGTGGATCCCGACCCAGGTTCGCCCGGCCTATTTCGCTCTCACGGATCCGCCCGCCGGCCTGCAGGTGCTCGCCGCGCGAACCACTATGCCGGTCCCGTATCCGCCGCATCTGTTCATCGCGACCCGATCGGGGTTCGGCGTTTACGCCTTGCCGGCAAACGAACGCCCCGGCATCGATACCCCGGTGCTGCACTCGCCGGTGCTCAATGTCTATCTCGACGGGCAACTTTGCTGGGGCAACATTCCGAAGCCAAAAACGCTGACGACAGCCTCCATCCCGGAATTCGAGCGCGGGGTGTTCGATAGCTGGTCCACCCACCCCAATCCCGGACAGGAACTGACCATCACCGGCAAAGGTGGTCTGGTTCGGCTCTGGGACGACCTCGCCGCGCGCAAGGCGAAGCGCTTTCCGGTCAGGCGTCTCAGGCCATTCGATCCCGGTCGGACACGACAGGCCTCCCGGCGAGCAACCCGGACCGATCCGATGACTCTCGGAAAGCTCATTGCGAGAGGGGCGAACCAATGA